One Paenibacillus sp. SYP-B4298 genomic window, ACAGATACGCTCTTGCGGTAAGGGCGATACGTGAGCATGCAATCGAGCGCGTCCACGACAGAGCATACCCGCGCTCCTAGCGGAATCTCCTCCCGGCTCAGGCCATGCGGATAGCCATTACCATCCCAACGCTCATGATGATGAAGCACATAGGAAGGCACTCTGCCCTCCAGTCCCGCATACTGCAGGAGCTGATAGCCAATCATTGGATGGCCCTTGATCTGCCGCCACTCCTCACTGTTCAGCTTGCCGGGATTGTCCAAAATATCCAGCGGTATCTTCATTTTACCCAGGTCATGCAGAAAGCACCCGCTTACGATCTCAATTCCATGCTCTGTGTCCAGCAAAGGAACCATTCGCTCTGCAAGCAGCGCTACCCTCGCACTGTGGGCATAGGTTGGAGGATGGTATTCACGCAATCTCTTCATCCACATCCCTGCAACCGGTTCGGAATACGTAGTAGGCTCCTCATATTCCTGATCATTGTCCAGCAGATTCATTCCTGTTCCACCTCTCATACAAACAAGACTCCCGCGCCTCCTTGGAACGACGCAGGTTACATATTATCCGGGCGATGCCGCACCAGCTTACTCTATGAATAGTTAAATAAATCACGCTACGATGCTTACTGAACAAAATCCCAGTCAAAAAGTAGGATAGCCGCTCCATAGCCATTGCAAGACGTAAGACCTAGTATCAGATAAACAACATTTAATTTTACTCGTCAGTATATAACAATTTTCTACATTATTCAATGCGATTTCGATACGACTGCATGATCATGCCGGAAACTGCTTCCCCCGCTATAGTATCACTAAAATCGTAAGTTAGCGAATCTATTTAACGATAACAAAATAGGTCTAAAGGTCTATATTGTATCGATCAGCGATATGGACAGATTCTCGAGGCAGAATGAGGCTGTGCACAGTAAAAGGATTTAAAAACATCAATTCTACTAGTGACAATTCTAGAAAAAATAGATAAAATATACATATAAATATACATGTGGTATTGAGGTGAGTGGTTCTGTTCCCTTCTACTCTGCACGGCTTGATGTTTACCGTTACCTCGTTGCTGGAGTATTTGGCCATCTTTACGCTTACACTGTCCCTGTTCCGATTTAGAGCAGCCGACTACAGATGGCAGATTGCATTCTCTTGCTTATCGCTGTTGATGGTATCCTACATGACCCGTGCCGGTCTGCTGGCTGAATTTTCTCCGTTTGTTCAAGTGCTGGTACTGATTGTGCTGCTCTGGTTTGTGTTTCGCATCCAATTTTTTTATGCGTCGGTCATGTCCGTACTTGGCTTTGTGTTATATGGCACCCTACAGTTATTTATTATTTTTGCTGCCCGGCTCGTCTATCGCTGGGCCAACGACATACCTGCTCTCCCGGACAGCAGCATGTTCATCGTAGCGATGCTCACGAGCACCATCTGCCTCGGTCTGGGGGTCTCCCTGTATCGCCGGGGATGGGGGTACACCTTTGTTCCGCAGCGCACAGATGGCTTCATCAATTATCGCAAGCGGGAAAATTTTCATCTGCTGCTTGTTGTGCTGATTGCGTTGCTCGCTATTGTCGGTGCCTATTATTTGTCCCATCAGCATTTTCATTACTGGATGGCCATGACGATCATTATGGTGTTGCTATCCTGTGTATCGCTACTGTTCATGCGGGCCTCCAATCTAAAGGATAGAAGTGAGAATATATGGTAGATGAGTATGCTGCGCGCCTGGCCGCAGCCATTAAGAGGACAGCGCCAGACAGCAAGGCAAGCGCAGAGGTTATCCAGTATGGCGCTATCATGCTGTTCAATGGCAGCGCGGTTCTAGTCTCTGTACTATTACTATGCGGGCTTGCCGGCAAGCTGACACACGGCATGATTGTCCTGATCGCCTACGCCTTACTCCGTTTTTGCACCGGAGGGTTTCATTTCCGCTCTGCACTGGTCTGCTATCTATATTCGACCGGGGTGCTGACAGCGATTGCTCTCGCACCGCTGACTGCAGCAAGCAGCCCGTACCTTACTGCAGCGAGTCTGGTGCTGGTGCTCCTGTTCGCTCCATCCGATCTGGAGCAGCACACCCGAATTCCGCAAGCTTACTACCTTCATCTGAAGGTGCTTGCCGCGATGTTGGTTTCACTCAATTTTATTATAGATTCTAATCATCTTGCATGGACAGCATGTGTACAAGCTCTTACTTTAATTAAACGAAGGAGGAATATCTCATGAAGAAGGTCAACAACTCTAAGAAGACCAAAAAAGCACTCATCTGGACGGCTTCGATCGCCGCATCTCTTCTTGCTTCCGTAGCCAGCGCTTCTGTATCGGTCGCTTCCCCTTGGTGGAACCATCGTCCGGAGCCGCCTAAGGAACTACTGGACTAGTCCTTTGCATCATGGAGTGTCAACATCGGAGGGGGCAAGCCCTGGTAGTAAGACTCCATCCAGCCGCCCCCTATCCTAGCTCTCGTTCGTGGCATGCTCCGACAGCGGATATAGGTTGAAGATTGCCGGAATATGTGCCATCATGCAAGAAGCCCAATCCAGAAAACAAAGGTTGAGATGGTGTGGATAACAAATGGATACCAGTTCTGGCATTGCCGGATGCGACGCCCGAATTTTTAAAGATTTCCGATATTTGCTATACCTCACTAAAAAGGGGGAAAATCATATTTCATACGTTGGGCAAAGACTACCAGCTCATATCCAATATTGAAGAGCTGTACAGTCTTTTGTATACTTTTGAATTTCGCAAGACTGACCGCGGAACATTAGTGCATATTGCCAACATGGTGCACTTTGACGAGAGCTACCGCAAAATATACTTTGACCGAATGATTACAAAGCATTCCAAGTATGCGACCGTATCATCGAACAATATCTCCAATGTCGTCAAATTCATGCGTGAACGAGATAGACAGCCTGCCCCAGATCATCCCTTACCTATGAACAAGCTGCCTTAGCTGGACGGAGCAGACACACACTCCGTCCCCCTCCCCCCACACAGCCTCTGTTCAACCAGCAGACACCTCAAGCAGCAGTGCTTCTCTTGCTTCTTGCTCGTATTCCATCCTTTCCTCTATGGCATGACAAGAGCTCGACAGCAGTTGACCTGCCTGATAGTCCATATGAAACCAGTAGCAGCCCTCCTGCAGCAGTTGCGGAAGCGTTCGGGGCAAATTTGCGGCCACGCCCTGATTATCGGGGTGGAGCACCCAGCTAATTTCCTTCCAGTCCAACACACCCTCAGCAGTCTTCACCGGCGTAGCGTAAGGATGATGCGCGGGAAGCTCCGCAACATATACATACATGCCACCCAGTCCAGAGCGATCCGACGACCACGTGATCAACCCTTTGAATGTGAGCTTCATGACATCGTGTTCGGACAGGCTCGTCTCCTCTAACAGCTCTCGAATCATCGACTGCCGGGGCTGCTCTCCGGGCAGCAGCTTTCCTCCAACGCCGTTCCAGCAGCCCATCCAGCTAGGCTTTTCCCGGTTAAGCAGCAGCAGCTCATTCCCACGGCGAACAAAACAAATATTATATGTAATCATAATGAATCCCTCTCTCTTCCCTTCCCTGTCGTCCACTCCCCAAGCCGAGCCCGGCAACAGACCGGTAGCAATCA contains:
- a CDS encoding AgrD family cyclic lactone autoinducer peptide, translated to MKKVNNSKKTKKALIWTASIAASLLASVASASVSVASPWWNHRPEPPKELLD
- a CDS encoding LytTR family transcriptional regulator DNA-binding domain-containing protein, coding for MDNKWIPVLALPDATPEFLKISDICYTSLKRGKIIFHTLGKDYQLISNIEELYSLLYTFEFRKTDRGTLVHIANMVHFDESYRKIYFDRMITKHSKYATVSSNNISNVVKFMRERDRQPAPDHPLPMNKLP
- a CDS encoding NUDIX hydrolase, translated to MITYNICFVRRGNELLLLNREKPSWMGCWNGVGGKLLPGEQPRQSMIRELLEETSLSEHDVMKLTFKGLITWSSDRSGLGGMYVYVAELPAHHPYATPVKTAEGVLDWKEISWVLHPDNQGVAANLPRTLPQLLQEGCYWFHMDYQAGQLLSSSCHAIEERMEYEQEAREALLLEVSAG
- a CDS encoding accessory gene regulator ArgB-like protein, with the translated sequence MVDEYAARLAAAIKRTAPDSKASAEVIQYGAIMLFNGSAVLVSVLLLCGLAGKLTHGMIVLIAYALLRFCTGGFHFRSALVCYLYSTGVLTAIALAPLTAASSPYLTAASLVLVLLFAPSDLEQHTRIPQAYYLHLKVLAAMLVSLNFIIDSNHLAWTACVQALTLIKRRRNIS
- a CDS encoding HD-GYP domain-containing protein, coding for MRGGTGMNLLDNDQEYEEPTTYSEPVAGMWMKRLREYHPPTYAHSARVALLAERMVPLLDTEHGIEIVSGCFLHDLGKMKIPLDILDNPGKLNSEEWRQIKGHPMIGYQLLQYAGLEGRVPSYVLHHHERWDGNGYPHGLSREEIPLGARVCSVVDALDCMLTYRPYRKSVSVQEALEELRRHAGTQFDERIVQVACDMSRELHLMYDYQQNNLEGLSY